One window from the genome of Chionomys nivalis chromosome 14, mChiNiv1.1, whole genome shotgun sequence encodes:
- the Atg12 gene encoding ubiquitin-like protein ATG12 isoform X2 yields the protein MAEDPEALLQLPPSAAAAGGESLSELSPETATPEPPSSATVSPGTEEPPGDTKKKIYLCEPILCPFPRPRSWNSV from the exons ATGGCGGAAGATCCCGAGGCCCTGCTGCAGCTCCCTCCTTCAGCGGCCGCAGCCGGCGGCGAGAGCCTTTCGGAGCTCTCCCCGGAAACTGCCACCCCAGAGCCCCCGTCTTCGGCCACAGTCTCCCCGGGGACGGAGGAGCCTCCCGGTGACACCAAGAAAAAAA tttATTTATGTGAACCAATCCTTTGCCCCTTCCCCAGACCAAGAAGTTGGAACTCTGTATGA
- the Atg12 gene encoding ubiquitin-like protein ATG12 isoform X1 has protein sequence MAEDPEALLQLPPSAAAAGGESLSELSPETATPEPPSSATVSPGTEEPPGDTKKKIDILLKAVGDTPIMKTKKWAVERTRTIQGLIDFIKKFLKLVASEQLFIYVNQSFAPSPDQEVGTLYECFGSDGKLVLHYCKSQAWG, from the exons ATGGCGGAAGATCCCGAGGCCCTGCTGCAGCTCCCTCCTTCAGCGGCCGCAGCCGGCGGCGAGAGCCTTTCGGAGCTCTCCCCGGAAACTGCCACCCCAGAGCCCCCGTCTTCGGCCACAGTCTCCCCGGGGACGGAGGAGCCTCCCGGTGACACCAAGAAAAAAA TTGACATCCTGCTGAAGGCTGTAGGAGATACCCctataatgaaaacaaagaaatgggcTGTGGAGCGAACCCGAACCATCCAAGGACTCATTGACTTCATCAAAAAGTTCCTTAAACTCGTGGCCTCGGAACAGTTG tttATTTATGTGAACCAATCCTTTGCCCCTTCCCCAGACCAAGAAGTTGGAACTCTGTATGAG tgtTTTGGCAGCGATGGTAAACTGGTCCTACATTACTGCAAATCGCAGGCGTGGGGATGA